One window from the genome of Pantoea cypripedii encodes:
- a CDS encoding GGDEF domain-containing protein — protein sequence MRVKLFAENNFKKNALSLFLITLFFCFIGSHLRVPQELSLFWPVNALIAGLMVRNPFLHRISSYVVCFVAMVFNDTVFSGWALPAVTLNVANILFILVAVSMLIKHLLPPSANSRVINAMRIFPACLLAALSCATWGAWAQEVDFNARFVTAWGDWFSEQFSTSLMLLPVLLARPLRTVAWRSLLHPSKLLPLIGVVLSLTIGAMIGGAGSLTFPVPALIWCAIVLPIPITSLVLLLTGITEIILVSHGVMNIQGDDALLPISHLTSVRLGVATITISPLLVAVSMDAIRQLNQRLSLRANFDFLTQLLSRSGLYENLRQEPFSLHRVAGVVMLDVDYFKAINDNFGHDAGDGVLEEIARRIQDVVNNRGLVCRFGGEEFVVVVFDYSYTQLYQLAEAIRQSMVKDKFWLQGNTVTITGSLGLAHGSAVNEREWQGVINRLISAADKNLYLSKRNGRNQTSPAVEPRPMVNDVA from the coding sequence ATGCGCGTTAAGCTGTTTGCAGAGAATAATTTTAAAAAGAATGCTCTCTCGCTGTTCCTCATCACGCTGTTTTTCTGCTTTATTGGCAGCCATTTGCGTGTGCCGCAGGAGCTGTCGCTGTTCTGGCCAGTCAACGCGCTGATTGCCGGGCTGATGGTGCGCAATCCTTTTTTGCATCGTATCTCAAGTTACGTCGTCTGTTTTGTAGCGATGGTGTTTAACGATACGGTGTTCTCTGGCTGGGCGTTGCCCGCCGTGACCCTCAATGTAGCCAATATCCTGTTTATTCTGGTGGCGGTAAGCATGCTGATTAAGCATCTTCTGCCCCCATCGGCCAATAGCCGGGTGATCAATGCCATGCGTATTTTCCCCGCCTGTCTGCTGGCCGCGCTGTCCTGTGCGACCTGGGGAGCCTGGGCGCAGGAGGTGGATTTTAACGCGCGTTTTGTTACCGCCTGGGGGGATTGGTTCAGCGAGCAATTCTCCACGTCGCTGATGCTGCTGCCGGTGCTGCTGGCGCGCCCGTTGCGTACTGTCGCCTGGCGTTCGTTATTACATCCCAGCAAGCTGCTGCCGCTGATTGGCGTGGTGTTGTCTCTGACCATCGGCGCGATGATTGGCGGGGCGGGTAGCCTGACTTTCCCGGTTCCGGCATTGATCTGGTGTGCGATTGTGCTGCCGATTCCGATCACCAGCCTGGTCCTTTTGCTCACCGGGATCACCGAGATCATCCTGGTTTCTCACGGCGTGATGAATATTCAGGGCGATGATGCCTTGCTGCCGATCAGCCATCTCACCTCGGTACGACTGGGTGTCGCGACTATCACTATCAGCCCGTTGCTGGTGGCCGTCAGCATGGATGCCATTCGCCAGCTGAATCAACGGCTGTCACTGCGCGCCAATTTTGATTTCCTCACCCAGCTGTTGTCACGTTCTGGCTTGTATGAAAATCTGCGCCAGGAGCCTTTCTCGCTGCATCGTGTAGCCGGAGTCGTGATGCTGGATGTTGACTACTTCAAGGCAATTAACGACAACTTTGGTCATGATGCCGGTGATGGCGTGCTGGAAGAAATTGCCCGGCGTATTCAGGATGTGGTGAACAATCGTGGGCTGGTTTGCCGTTTTGGCGGCGAAGAATTTGTGGTGGTGGTGTTTGACTACAGCTACACCCAGCTATATCAACTGGCCGAAGCGATTCGCCAGTCGATGGTCAAAGATAAGTTCTGGTTGCAAGGCAACACCGTTACGATCACCGGCAGCCTTGGGCTGGCGCATGGCAGTGCGGTGAACGAGCGTGAGTGGCAGGGGGTCATTAACCGCCTGATTTCGGCGGCAGATAAGAACCTTTACCTTTCAAAGCGCAACGGCCGCAATCAAACTTCGCCAGCCGTTGAGCCTCGCCCGATGGTGAATGACGTCGCCTGA
- a CDS encoding carbonic anhydrase: MIVTTLKPLLAKNRSWALQRRQRNPHYFEKYLHQQKPHSLWIGCSDSRVPAEVLTGAHPGELFVHRNIANMVVPDDDNLMSVLQYAIFYLGVQRVVLCGHYGCGGVQAALGLPESPLAQEDSALARRIAALRSGLAQGLVEYRAASAQEAEGSKLNRLVEANVIAQFAQLVATEPVRLAWQAGQQLDVFGCVYDLQSGHLKELIQQSAEESIP, from the coding sequence ATAATTGTGACGACACTCAAACCCTTATTAGCGAAAAATCGCAGTTGGGCATTACAGCGCCGCCAGCGTAATCCGCACTATTTCGAAAAATATCTTCATCAGCAAAAACCGCATTCGCTCTGGATTGGCTGTTCCGATAGCCGTGTCCCGGCCGAGGTATTAACCGGCGCGCATCCGGGCGAGTTATTTGTGCATCGCAATATCGCCAATATGGTGGTGCCTGATGACGACAATCTGATGAGCGTGTTGCAGTACGCGATTTTCTATCTCGGCGTTCAGCGCGTGGTGTTATGCGGCCATTACGGCTGTGGCGGGGTACAGGCCGCGCTTGGGCTGCCGGAAAGCCCGCTGGCACAGGAAGATTCGGCACTGGCGCGGCGTATTGCTGCCCTGCGCAGCGGTTTAGCTCAGGGGCTGGTGGAATATCGTGCGGCCAGCGCGCAGGAAGCAGAGGGCAGCAAACTTAATCGTCTGGTGGAAGCTAACGTGATTGCCCAGTTTGCGCAGTTAGTGGCAACTGAACCGGTACGGCTGGCGTGGCAGGCCGGACAACAACTGGATGTGTTTGGCTGCGTATATGACCTGCAGTCTGGCCATCTGAAAGAGTTAATTCAGCAATCTGCAGAGGAATCGATACCATGA
- a CDS encoding SulP family inorganic anion transporter, with amino-acid sequence MNTLRQDIPAGLVVFLVALPLCLGIAQASGLPPFAGLLTGVIGGLLVTALSPSRFAVSGPAAGLVTIVVASIETLGSFSAFLTALMLAGLLQCLFGLLRAGRFIALVPGSVIKGMLAAIGILLIIQQIPVALGAAGDAELVSLVKGEFAFSASAMLVAGAGLLILWFWTTPFIKSVKMLSWIPGPLVAVLVGCLATVLGVGGLPRITLPAFDSMAALAAELETPDWLAWQNPAVWVVALTLALVASLETLLSQEALKKLRPQHPAPSPNKEMFAQGVGNLTAGLLGAMPITAVIVRSSVNVSVGAQSKMSILLHGVLLLICGLWFSDLLNAIPLASLAAVLLYTGYKLATPRLLIEQMRMGAQQYVPFLATIGGIIGFGMLAGIGIGIVTQILFSLYQSHRNALQLTRYDDHYVLRFQQNLTFMHNPKLQGLLAEIPENSVVIVDHDNAEYLDPDVKAVLQDFGENADKRGIRLSQWPVAVK; translated from the coding sequence CTGAATACCCTGCGCCAGGATATTCCGGCCGGTCTGGTGGTTTTTCTGGTGGCACTGCCACTTTGTCTTGGGATTGCCCAGGCCAGCGGTTTGCCGCCATTTGCCGGCCTGCTGACCGGCGTCATTGGTGGATTGCTGGTCACGGCGCTCAGTCCGTCACGTTTTGCCGTGAGCGGCCCGGCGGCGGGCCTGGTCACCATTGTGGTGGCTTCGATTGAGACGCTCGGCAGCTTCTCTGCCTTTCTCACCGCGTTGATGCTCGCTGGCTTGTTGCAGTGCCTGTTTGGTTTGCTGCGCGCCGGGCGTTTTATTGCCCTGGTTCCGGGGAGTGTTATCAAGGGTATGCTGGCGGCGATAGGTATTTTGCTGATTATCCAGCAAATACCCGTCGCGCTGGGAGCGGCGGGTGATGCGGAGCTGGTGTCACTGGTGAAGGGTGAATTTGCTTTCTCAGCGTCCGCGATGCTGGTGGCGGGTGCGGGGCTGCTGATTTTGTGGTTCTGGACCACGCCGTTTATCAAATCAGTTAAAATGCTGAGCTGGATCCCCGGCCCGCTGGTCGCGGTTCTGGTGGGTTGTCTGGCGACAGTGCTGGGTGTGGGCGGTTTGCCACGCATCACCCTGCCAGCCTTTGACAGCATGGCGGCATTGGCGGCCGAACTGGAAACCCCGGACTGGCTGGCCTGGCAAAACCCTGCGGTATGGGTGGTGGCGCTGACGCTGGCGCTGGTGGCGAGCCTGGAAACGTTACTCAGCCAGGAGGCGCTGAAAAAACTCCGTCCACAGCATCCGGCTCCCTCACCAAACAAAGAGATGTTTGCCCAGGGGGTGGGTAACCTCACCGCCGGTTTGCTGGGGGCGATGCCGATCACCGCGGTGATTGTGCGCAGTTCGGTAAACGTCAGCGTAGGGGCGCAAAGCAAGATGTCGATTCTGCTGCATGGCGTGCTGCTGCTGATTTGCGGGCTGTGGTTTAGTGATTTGCTGAATGCCATCCCACTCGCCAGCCTCGCGGCCGTGTTGTTGTACACCGGATATAAACTGGCAACGCCACGTCTGCTGATCGAGCAAATGCGCATGGGGGCGCAGCAATATGTGCCATTCCTTGCCACCATCGGCGGTATCATCGGGTTTGGTATGCTGGCCGGAATTGGAATCGGCATTGTCACTCAGATACTTTTCAGCCTGTATCAGAGCCACCGCAATGCGTTGCAGTTGACCCGTTATGACGATCATTACGTGCTGCGCTTCCAGCAAAATCTGACCTTTATGCATAACCCCAAATTGCAGGGGTTGCTGGCAGAGATTCCGGAAAACAGCGTGGTGATTGTGGACCACGATAACGCCGAGTATCTCGATCCGGATGTCAAAGCGGTGCTGCAGGATTTTGGCGAAAATGCGGATAAACGCGGCATTCGCCTGAGTCAGTGGCCAGTCGCGGTAAAATAG